A genomic region of Glycine max cultivar Williams 82 chromosome 15, Glycine_max_v4.0, whole genome shotgun sequence contains the following coding sequences:
- the LOC100792762 gene encoding uncharacterized protein, with translation MAEEFVESEVVFPDHRAAHDWVVELAPPPRRERENCRRRAANSMPVSIPERTGRRHWGSAEEEAEEEEMTPPHEIVKRRVAAKMAFSVCTGNGRTLKGRDLSQGRIC, from the exons ATGGCTGAGGAGTTCGTCGAATCCGAGGTTGTCTTTCCCGACCACCGCGCCGCCCACGACTGGGTAGTGGAGCTGGCGCCCCCGCCgcggagggagagggagaattGTCGACGGAGGGCGGCGAATTCGATGCCGGTGAGTATACCGGAGAGGACGGGCCGGCGGCACTGGGGCTCCGCCGAGGAGGAGGCGGAAGAGGAGGAGATGACGCCGCCGCACGAGATCGTGAAGAGGAGGGTGGCTGCAAAAATGGCGTTTTCGGTGTGCACGGGGAATGGGAGGACATTGAAGGGACGTGATTTGAGTCAG ggacgCATTTGTTAG
- the LOC100800689 gene encoding transcription factor GTE12, with amino-acid sequence MIATETIVPSTKLKIKFSTKRMEVESGPKYEFGQKVSHTDENRSFNLNGKSSALNSNKRGPPTSIEGQKEKRQRIDRKGSMQCATILKSLMSHTYSWVFSKPVDPIALSIPDYFTIISHPMDLGTIKSKLEKNIYSGTEEFAADVRLTFSNAMKYNPPSNDVHLMAKELSKIFDRKWKDLGRKWKCEDEHDKSESETIKETGRKSLDMLSRHRDSLPKKTQVSEHKGMPKIRSLATKDARVEPSKLSQIPCKLIEKDMHKGNKGNHDVEQPAGSLKACSSVCFVTSKCRICGDTTCHCVIPSNSIQVSSDISSEGSEGGDVITRGADSLRQNCPTKCTSPIEKKSDPDSDGAVSSLDSEHVCPSSQHVTPTTDASSGEVWSTPVLPVQLSPKKALRAAMLKSRFADTILKAQQKTLLDHGDKGNPQKMQQEKERLERIQREERARIEAQIKIAEAAARMRAEEESRQRREKEREAARAAIEKMKRTVDIEHNVEIIKELESLSGCTLSYKAVGCRNGYKVALETLDKPQFENPLERLGLFIKEDFTADEDEEVLNGGFEEGEIFN; translated from the exons ATGATTGCCACTGAAACTATAGTGCCGAGTACAAAATTGAAGATCAAGTTTTCAACCAAAAGAATGGAGGTTGAGTCTGGGCCAAAATATGAATTTGGACAGAAAGTGTCTCACACTGACGAAAACAGGAGCTTTAATTTGAATGGAAAATCCTCTGCACTGAATTCCAACAAGAGGGGACCACCCACAAGTATTGAGGGCCAAAAGGAGAAAAGGCAGAGGATTGATCGGAAAGGGTCGATGCAGTGTGCTACAATACTTAAGAGTCTAATGTCTCACACATATAGTTGGGTGTTTAGTAAGCCAGTGGACCCTATAGCGTTGAGTATTCCAGATTATTTTACAATCATATCTCATCCAATGGATTTGGGCACAATTAAATCTAAGctggagaaaaatatttattctggCACTGAGGAGTTTGCAGCTGATGTCAGACTGACCTTCTCAAATGCTATGAAATATAATCCTCCCAGTAATGATGTTCATTTGATGGCAAAGGAACTCAGCAAAATATTTGACAGAAAATGGAAAGACTTAGGTCGGAAATGGAAGTGTGAAGATGAGCATGATAAAAGCGAATCTGAAACAATTAAGGAAACTGGGAGAAAAAGTCTTGACATGCTGTCCCGGCATAGAGATTCCTTGCCCAAAAAGACACAAgtatctgaacacaaaggaatgCCCAAGATTAGATCATTGGCAACAAAAGATGCTAGA GTGGAGCCATCTAAATTATCACAGATTCCTTGCAAGTTGATTgagaaagacatgcacaaag GCAACAAAGGTAATCATGATGTGGAACAGCCTGCTGGCTCTCTAAAGGCATGTTCTTCAGTATGCTTTGTCACATCCAAGTGTAGAATTTGTGGGGATACCACATGCCATTGTGTAATTCCTAGCAATTCAATACAGGTGTCATCAG ATATATCATCTGAAGGATCTGAAGGAGGGGATGTAATTACACGTGGTGCTGATTCTTTGAGACAG AATTGCCCGACTAAATGTACTTCACCTATTGAGAAGAAATCTGATCCTGATTCTGATG GGGCTGTAAGTTCTTTGGACAGTGAACATGTTTGTCCTAGTTCTCAGCATGTAACTCCTACTACTGATGCCTCTTCTGGGGAAG TATGGAGCACACCTGTTTTGCCTGTCCAGCTTTCTCCTAAAAAGGCTCTTCGTGCTGCTATGCTTAAAAGCCGCTTTGCAGATACCATTTTGAAAGCACAGCAAAAGACCCTTCTTGATCAT GGTGATAAAGGTAATCCTCAAAAAATGCAGCAGGAAAAGGAGAGGTTGGAAAGGATTCAGCGTGAAG AAAGAGCTAGGATCGAAGCCCAAATTAAAATTGCTGAAGCTGCTGCTAGAATGAGGGCCGAGGAAGAGTCAAGGCAgcggagagaaaaggaaagagaagcTGCTCGAGCAGCTATAGAAAAG ATGAAAAGAACCGTTGATATAGAACATAATGTGGAGATTATTAAAGAACTTGAAAGTTTGAGTGGATGCACGCTATCTTATAAAGCCGTGGGCTGTAGAAATGGCTACAAAGTTGCATTGGAGACATTGGATAAACCTCAGTTTGAGAACCCATTGGAGCGGCTTGGTTTATTTATCAAGGAAGACTTTACCGCAGATGAAGATGAGGAGGTTTTGAACGGAGGCTTTGAAGAAGGGGAAATTTTTAACTGA